The Syntrophorhabdaceae bacterium sequence AAGAGTATTTCGGCAAAGAGATCGCCGAGCTTGTCGACGGCGTAACAAAGATAAGCAAGATCCCCCTCAAGACGTCGGAGGAATCGCGGGTTGAGAATTTCCGCAAGATGATCCTCGCCATGAGCAAGGACATCCGCGTGATCCTCGTCAAGCTGGCGGACCGGTACCATAACATGCAGACCCTCAATTTCCTCTCCGCGGAAAAACAGATCGAGATTGCCCGGGAAACCTTTGAGATATACGCTCCGCTGGCCCACAGGCTGGGCATAGAATGGCTCAGGGCCGAGTTGGAGGATGCGGCCTTCAAGTACCTCAAGGCGACGGAGTACAAGCTCATCGCCGAAAATATCGCTCAGAAGAAGAAGGAACGCGAAGCCTATATCAATGAGGTCATCGCGCTTCTGCGGCAAAAGCTCGACGAGTTCCACCTTCAAGCCGACATCTTCGGAAGGGCCAAGCACCTCTATAGCATATACCGCAAGATGTCCGTGGAAGGCCTCAACATCGACGACATTTACGATATCATCGCCTTCAGGGTGGTCGTGGAAACGATAAAGGAATGCTACGAGGCGCTCGGCATCATCCACGCCGCCTACAAGCCGATACCGGGCAAGTTCAGCGATTATATCGCCCTGCCCAAGGCCAACATGTACCAGTCGCTGCACACCAAGATCATAGGCCCCCACGGCGAAAAGATCGAGATCCAGATAAGGACGAGGGAGATGCATCGCCTTGCCGAGGAAGGGATCGCCGCCCATTGGAAATACAAGGAAGGCCAGGTCTTCAACCCCAAGGAAGACAAGATCTTCGCCTGGCTCCGCCGGATCATCGAATGGCAGCAGGAACTCAAGGACAACAAGGAGTTCATGGAGATCTTCAAGATCGACCTCTTTCCCGATGAGGTATACGTCTTCACGCCCAACGGTGATGTGCGGGAGCTTCCCAAGGGGGCTACACCCGTCGATTTCGCGTATGCCATCCACTCCGAACTGGGCCACCGGTGCGTCGGCGCCAAGGTGAACGGCAAGCTGGTACCCCTTCGATATACTCTCAAGAGCGGCGACACCGTGGAGATCATGTCGAGCCCCACGCACAAGCCGAGCAAGGACTGGCTGAGCTTCGTCTCCACCTCCAAGGCAAAGACGAAGATCAGGCAGTGGATCAAAACGGAACAGCGCGAAAAGAGCATCGAGCTTGGCCGCAGTCTTCTCGACAAGGAGCTGTCCAGGCACAGCATGAGCTTTTCCCGGCTCCTCAAGAACGGTGACTTCCTGCCGCTCGCCAAAGAGTTCAGTTTCGAGGCCGTCGATGACCTCTTTGCCGGCGTCGGTTACGGACTCTACACCCCGCTGCAGGTCGTGGGCAAGATCATCCCCGAGACGGAAAAGCCCGTCGGAAAGATCAAGACAATAATCAGTTCGTTAAAGAAGGGGCGCGACAACGCAAT is a genomic window containing:
- a CDS encoding bifunctional (p)ppGpp synthetase/guanosine-3',5'-bis(diphosphate) 3'-pyrophosphohydrolase, with protein sequence MIRFNDIVDEVLTYNPDADVELLQRAYIFSAKAHKGQVRLSGEPYLIHPLETAYTLTKMNLDIPSIVSGLLHDTIEDSYVDKKEIEEYFGKEIAELVDGVTKISKIPLKTSEESRVENFRKMILAMSKDIRVILVKLADRYHNMQTLNFLSAEKQIEIARETFEIYAPLAHRLGIEWLRAELEDAAFKYLKATEYKLIAENIAQKKKEREAYINEVIALLRQKLDEFHLQADIFGRAKHLYSIYRKMSVEGLNIDDIYDIIAFRVVVETIKECYEALGIIHAAYKPIPGKFSDYIALPKANMYQSLHTKIIGPHGEKIEIQIRTREMHRLAEEGIAAHWKYKEGQVFNPKEDKIFAWLRRIIEWQQELKDNKEFMEIFKIDLFPDEVYVFTPNGDVRELPKGATPVDFAYAIHSELGHRCVGAKVNGKLVPLRYTLKSGDTVEIMSSPTHKPSKDWLSFVSTSKAKTKIRQWIKTEQREKSIELGRSLLDKELSRHSMSFSRLLKNGDFLPLAKEFSFEAVDDLFAGVGYGLYTPLQVVGKIIPETEKPVGKIKTIISSLKKGRDNAIKIKGIDGLVIRFARCCNPIPGDNIIGFITRGRGLTVHVGDCPNVHTYDEQRKVEVSWQLSKDYTFPVRFKVTGSDRKGLLSDISSVIAANKVNILSAQAMTYPDRSAAGIYEVEIEHMSQLQKVMKSIQKIKGVRSVDRMRSLT